TTTGAAGCAAGAAGGCATTGACGAATCACTGAAGCTCCTGCAGAAAATGAAGGAGGATGGTTGTGGTCCTAAGAGTGATACATTTCTCATGCTTTTTGATAAATTTTTCTTGCTGAATGAGTCTGGGAATGCTCTAAGAGTGTGGAATGAAATGAGAAAATACAAGATCAGCCCTGTCCGTTCACACTATATGACAGTGGTCGAAGGTTTAGTAAAGCATGGATGTATACCAAGAGCTTTAGAGTACTATGACGAAATGAAGGAAAAAGGTTTTGCCTCTGATACACAACTTGATAAGGAATTTAAAACCTTTTTGTTGAACAACAGAGACCACTGGAGAGGAGCAGGCAAATACAATATCATTCCCCAGCGTGGCAAACATTTTGCGAAGCGGTCAAGAATGTAATAACAAATGTGGTTAAAAATCTGCTTCTAGTGCCTTTGTGATATGAGGACTATTTCAACAAAGTTGAATATGGACCACAATGTGAGGTACATTTAGTTAACCTGTTTGTGAACCCTGACCAACGGCAAAAGAAGAAAATCTGTGTGAATCTAATTGTAAAAGGATAATAAACATGGCTGTAGCCTGTTTTTTCTGAAATAGTTGAACTCAGTTGTGTGATATAATGGTCATGGGCCATTGGAGTGCATGTTTTGGTAAAAATGTGTTAATCTTGATTGTCCTTCCAGGACTAAATATTTCATATCTAGCCGGCCCGTAGTTTCAGTTGGTAAATTTGTCTAACAATTGGGATCTAATAAGGAAGAGTTTTGATGGAAAACTTGGTTCGACAGTCATTAGAATGGTTGACAGTCTCTTTTTTCCTTCTTTTTGAGAAATTTGCTCTCGCTTACATGAACAATATTGTTATCAATTTTCTAAAACCAGCTGTATCAAGATGAGTACAAGGTCAAACATTCATAACGGGCCACCTTTCCTTTTACAAGTACTCATAGCGGGTACTGTTCATAGGAGGCAGCTGTGAGAGCAAGAGAGGAGGAAGAGACAGTTGTGAGAGTGAGAGAGGAGGCTAGGGTTTTGAGCGCTAGGAACGCCAGCCGCGGGGCTCTACCCACAGCCGCTAAGAGAGAAGAGATTTTTTTCTAATCTCTTGCTTGATTTTAGATTGATACATCTCTTATCATTGTATAAAGAGGTTTACTTAACCCTTATTAAGCAAGCGACTAATTAACCCTAATGGGCTAAGGCCCAATAGGCCTTTGAATCTTCAAACACTACACCCCACCTGGACATGcaactcgtcctcgagctgcaaCTTAACGACGACACTAACAATGACTCTGCAAGACACAAACGTAACACTTAAAAAGCAAGCTTTTTACATCTTATCTTAGTTTATTATTCTCAACTAGAAATGGATTGAGACTCTTTAATTTTAACCCCTGCACATAAGGCGGACACCATCCACCTGGATCCCATGGAGACTATGTGGATGAAAGATGTGCTTGTGTGTGGCCTCTAGGAAGTGGTTGCAACTGCGACCAGCGAAGGCGCCCTCGCGGTGGTCGGTGGCGAAATCTGGCGGCGCTAGGCAGTGCGCTTCCACTGATGACACCATGCCTTCTCCCCGCTGGATGGCTGGTAGTCTGCACTGCACATAGAAGAGCATAGGgcttctaagagcatctccaagagtttgttaAAATTCACTTGCTAAATCTTATGATTTGACAAGTTGCTAAAACATATAGCAAATGAAATTTTATAgtctctccaatagtttgccatATAAGCTTGTTAAAACTTAAAAAGTAGGCCTACTTCTAAACCTCCGTCAACTAATTTTGTTCGACGCTTCACTGGCCGCCCGCGACACTCCTCGCCTTGCCGCGCGCCGCCACACATCGCCGCTTCCTGCAGCCACCCAAATCTCATCCTCCGCTGGCCCCCAACATCGATATCTGATCCAGCCGCAATCCTGTTCATCGAGTCAGCGAGTCCAAGGCAAGCCAGCAAGCCAGCGGAATCATTCAAGGCATATGAACCATGATCGCTAAATCAAATCAAGGCATATGACCCTACGGGAACCAAATCAAAGAATGGAGTTGGACTGAGATCAGATCAAGGATAATGTACCTCAGGATCGGGAGGAGGGCGACCACCGTGACTGTGTCTGTTCGAGTCCAGGAGGCACTTCGCGATGGGATCTGGATCCAATCCTCACGAGGAAGACGCCGGCGCAGCTGGTTCTTCGAGTCGCGACATGATATATGAAGCAGTACGAGGCCTGGTGGCGCAGCAAATGCAGGGTGAAAGTTCCATCTGCGCGCGTGAGAGGAGGCGGGGCCGGCGATTCACGGGATGGCAAGTCCCCTGCCACTCGTAAATATGCGCGTGAACGACCGGTGGATGGCAAGTTGGAAAAATTTGCCAAGCCAtatgccaaactgttggagtttgATTTTTCTAGTTTTGCCAAAAAACCAAGGATAGCGAGTGGTTttggcaaactcttggagatgctctaactagACGCCGAAGACTTTGTCTCCACCACCTACAGGAAAAAACAGCATGCACGCTGCTTGTGAGCGGAACTGCATTATGAAAATCCCCGATGCAGCGGATGAGATCGTAGTCCTCCACGTGGTGGAGCTGCAAATAGGTGCATTGCTGAATCAACGGCATATCGTGCATCTTCCGCACCCACCGACGTGCAAGGAGGCCACGCGTAGCAGCTTGCAACCGCACTGCCGCCGACACCTGGCAGCAAAGCATCTTCCCCGTCAGCTCCGTCGCCATCGGCTGCTCGATCTGTTGCGGCATCTCGCCCTCATCTCAGACCTGCTGGAAGCTGGCATCCCTATAGAAGATCCCATCAGTAAATGGGTGCTGGATGGTTGGTACACCGGGAAGGACAATAGTGCCGGTGGAGGGTGCTAGAGCGACCGTCATCATGGCCGCAAAGGTGCTTGCCATCGTGTGCACCAGCCCCATCATCGATGCTAGAGCATAATGCGAAATCGATGGAGGGGGCAGCATCCATGGCTGCTGGATGGGAACCGAAGTAGACGGATGCACGCCTTGGAACGAAAACGTCGTCGTCTCGTAACCAGGCATCCCGTGTAGGAAAACCTGTGAcaccggctgctgctgctgcgactGTAGGGCGACGAGATATGATTGGATCTCGGTAACAGAAGACTGGAGCTCGAGGATCACTGTGGTCAACTGTTTCCGCATCATCGCAGCGGATGCCGAAGAAGACACCATGGCAGCAAAGGATCGTTGTGAACCTGACATCTCTGATACCAAATTTATGTGGCTGCTAGGGTTGAGGAAGATTGATTGGGATTGAGGGAGCAGTGGTGAAGGCGTGAACAGTAGCCGTGGGTACTGTTCACAAGGAGGCGGCTGTGAGGAGAGATGAGGCTAAGGTTTTGGACGCTAGAAACGCCAGCCGCGGGGCTCTGCCCATGGCCGGCAAGAGAGAAGGAATTTCCTTCTAATTTTTTGCTTAATTTTAGATTGATACATCTTCTCTTATTATATAGAGAGGTTTACTTAACTCCTAAGTAAACGACTAATTAACCCTAATAAGCTAAGGCCCAATAGACCCTTGACTCTTCTAACATACTTCCTGATTACTCCAGAGACCAGGCCAGTTTGCTTATAAGGTCGTACCTTGGTGGAGATAGTATGTAGAGTGCCAACTCTGTTAATTCTTGAACCTGATCCTTGAGTTGGTGGCAGCTGCATGCTCTTTGTGACAGTCTCTGTTGTTTTTGTGCTATTTTGATCCCGAGATCCCATTTCACTTGTATTCGTTTTGAGTCCTGTTATGTTCTAGTAATTTGGTGCATTCTGTGTCTTCTGTTAGTATCTAATCTTATATGGACATTTAAGGGTTTTAGCCTGTTTCAAAATAATCTCTTGTCATTGGTAGATGTTACTAGAATTTGCAGACCTCTGGGCGAAGTCAGCAAGcaagttttttttaatttgtGTATTTATTTTACTTAGCCCGTTAGCCGGCAGAatagaaaacaaaaaatatgGCTGGGATCTATTCTTACGGTTGTAAATTATATCATGTGCAGGAATATTCGATGACATCCTGAGCTACTACTGTATCACCAGAGATGTACCATAAAGCATTATGTCAGCACTaagtttggctgataagtcatggcagtgttggctgatttattatgagagaaaaatactgctgaatatGGCttgcagattcggctgataaactCAAATAAACTAGCGTCGTGGATATCTTGTCATCAGGGTTTATTTAACATTTATTGAATTTGCAATTTTGCTTTGCTTTAGAGATACTGTGTGGTTGAAAGTCCTGAACCCTACGCAAGTCTTCCcgtgtttttttagaaattaaGTCTTCCCGTGCTGGAATTGGTCAAATTCCAAgtgtaagagcaactccaacacatGTGCTATCTTTATTATGTAGGCTGTATTTAGCTTTTTTAATCAAAAATTAAGCTCCAGGAGATATGCTATCTTGTTTGGTAAAATACCAAATTGGCTATCCCATGGATTTCGCTAGGCAAAGAAAGCAAGCCTGCGCCGCTCGCCATCTCCCGAAATCGCTCGCCACGTCACTTGCCCGCGCGTGCGCACGATCCTTCCCACGCGCAGAGACGGCGTTCCCGCGCGCGCTGAAGTTTCCCTCATGGCTATCTATCACGACCCGCTCGATTCCACAATTCCCCATCTCGTTGTATCCATATGAGCCGCTCTGGAGTCGCCCTTTTCCTCTTCGTCGTGAACCACTTCAGCGCCGGAGCCCCATCTGAGTCGTCGTTTTTGTCTTTGTTGTGAGCCGCTCCCTACTGCTCCAGCGGAGGCGCTTCCCCATGGAGAGGCGGCTTCCTCTGAATCACTGCCCTGCCGCACGGCCGAATCATCCTCGTCATGGACAGCCTCTGCCGAGTGCCGGTGAGATCCCAACTGCGCCGCTCTATTATCCCGACATCAGACGGATGTCAGCAGcaggcggatgggagcagcatCAGGTGGATCGACAGCAGTTGGGATGGGAGCAGCAGGTGGATGGGAGATCCCAACTACGTGGGGGAGATTTCAACTCGTTGTCGCTGCCCATTATTTCGGCACCGGGCGGATGGGAGCAAGACTCACCGGCGCTGTCATGGTTGGAGAATGCAGCGCAAGGAGGCCACCAACGACGAGTCTTTCCACCCAAcagtgctgctgctactacatCGAATCCATACGTCGATGTGTGCTCAGGTGAGGGGGTGCATGCTTCATGGTTCCGTGTTTACACTCCCGGCCAATAGTTGGCAGGGAGGTCATCAGCAGCTTCATATGATTGGTGATATGCAGTTATCCTCAACTACTGATCTACTGTATAATAGTGCTTTATAGCCTAAATATTTCTTTGTGGCCTACCTTTGAAAATTGCAGTGAGTTGACTTCACAATGTTCAGTCATGGGCACTCGATTTTCTTCACTTCATTGTAATAGATCTTGACAAATGGATGTATAAAAGGGTTAGTTTAGTTGAAAACAGCAAGGGAACCAACTAAGATCAATCATTTTAGTTGCCTGTATCATAGATGAGTTTCACTTATTTTTCTGCACTTCATACCTTGCTCTTTGGATGTCAACTGACACTCTGGCAGCATATTGGCACTCAACAGCTTGGTCGTTGGGTGAAGCCATAAAAACTAAATTTTCATAGTTGGGACCTCCTGGTTGCTTGCAAATAAATTGGCCATAGTTTGTCTACACACAGAGTGACGCAGTTTGTCTACACACAAAGTGTAAAGCATAGCATAGCTCATAGCATAACAGAGCTGAGCTGAGCTCAACTGTGAGCTCAACTGCAACGATGTGGGCTTGCTTTTGACACATTTCAATTTAATAATTGCTCACTTTTTTGTCTAAAAAAATTGCTCACTCTGTTAAGATACTCTGTTCTGTCATTCAGTTATCACCACTGCAAATATTGAAGAGTACAAACTAATACAGAATGTTCCTTGTGTTATGTTTTTACAGCCGAAATGGATTCAGGGAGACCTTTGACCGACATGATTATGGAAGGTTTCACTCCTGCTGGAGTGTCTAACAATATCCCAcctcataatgaaatagaagcacATGATGAGATCCCTGCTGCGGTCAAATGAAATAAAAGAAGGTCAAAAAAGTTCACTATTAAAAATTTCACTAGTGTTTTGTACGTTTGCATCTGGGGTTTAGGCTTTCGATATAAATCAAAGGAAACCTTGTAACAAAAAAATATGCCTTGAACTATTACAGTGTCTAATAAATGAAACAAAGAAGATAGGTCTGGAAACTAATACATAGTGCCTTGATGTTGTGATAATGAAATTATTCAACAGTATTATTTGTATATAAATCTAGAAAATTGTGCCACAAGTGCTCGATAAGGTCGGCTTGAAGCTGTGCGTGTCTCCttgtccttgatcttcttgtaatTCTCTATAAATGCATCAAACTCAGGGGTAGCATGGTTTGATACAGTCACCTTTTCTCCCACATCATCATATTTGAAATCTTTTTCATCAACTCCCTTATCTTCAACAATCATATCGTGCATAATGATACAAGCTGTCATGACAAGTTGAATTGTATCCTCATCTCACACACGTGCCAGCGCTCGAACAAtggtgaaaggatcaagatgcccaagagggagggtgaattgggcttctctaaaaatttaagcaacctataagctccaatttcaccccttgtgcctagtgtgacctagagaactaccggataaaagttttgcaacctagttccaatcctattctagcaaggcaattctaagaatgtaaaaacacaaagtaaatgctagaatgtaaaggagtagtggaagaaagtgctcggcgatgttttgccgaggtatcggagagtcgccactctccactagtcctcgttggagcacccgcgcaagggtcttgctcccccttgatccgcgcaaggaccaagtgctctctacgggctgattctttgacactctgtcgcggtgaatcgcccaaaaccgctcacaagcttgacacgagccacccacaagaactccgggcggtcttcgtgtctccaatcaccaccgaaccgtctaggtgatggcgatcaccaagagtaacaagcaaagaacactcacttgacccaaacaaggctctagagagtggtggatacacacttgactcttggaactcactagagaaggattctctcaagaaatcactcaaatctcaatcctctctaggctcttgctactctcttgctccacaacaagtttctctgatgttcaaatgggcaagagacctctcatggacgaggtggaggagtataaatactatccacaaagtccaaaggtcgaccaaccgttttccactgaaaacagggtcaccggacgcacattatgttgcaccggaagcactgcaccgagcgtccggtgctccataacggctaactgtacttgcttctgacagatcaccggacgctatcttccagcgtccggtgcaccgtccggtgctctgggaagttttacatgctccctgcgtatgggaccggacgctacccggtgcgtccggtgctagcgtccggtgctcggggagggTTTACAACCTCTCTGgatatgggaccggacgctgcccagtgagtccggtgccagcgtccggtgcctaaccctaagcaccgcactgagccaacggctaaggacctcaccggacgcactcacagagcgtccggtgcccccttgggcaccctaactttgtcgaaacgcgatcgctccaaaacgaagttggttcctctcgatctaaggactatctctgagctgcctagtgctaggtttaccaagtgtgcaccacacctaaacctaaagccttgcctaagtcaagctactagatcaaagcccctcttaatagtacggtcaaaggaaaacaaagtcctaaactactctaagtgtccttcttcaccatatggcacttagacctagtctagtcttgacgatgtccatccatcctttgaaaaccgaaccgatttccactattaagtaggcatgtacgtccctgtccatcga
This window of the Sorghum bicolor cultivar BTx623 chromosome 7, Sorghum_bicolor_NCBIv3, whole genome shotgun sequence genome carries:
- the LOC110437244 gene encoding uncharacterized protein LOC110437244, with the protein product MYDDYFVHKRNAAGTLGLSCLQKVVAAFRMLAYGVAADAMDDYIRIGETTALESRRKFVRAVVKVFGHEYLRLPNEDDTARLLAIGESRGFPGMLGSIDCIHWTWKNCPYAWQGSHNDLNVLQRSPIFARLAEGQGPHTNYGQFICKQPGGPNYENLVFMASPNDQAVECQYAARVSVDIQRARAAQLGSHRHSAEAVHDEDDSAVRQGSDSEEAASPWGSASAGAVGSGSQQRQKRRLRWGSGAEVVHDEEEKGDSRAAHMDTTRWGIVESSGS